A window of Thermosynechococcus sp. NK55a contains these coding sequences:
- a CDS encoding ABC transporter ATP-binding protein yields MSSPLLRVEALTVDFPQTDQTLRAVDGISFRLERGQTLGIVGESGSGKSVTCLALLQLLLPPGQISHGQAWFQPEPEGTAIDLLRCTPRQMQQIRGRQISMVFQEPMSSLNPVYSIGFQLAEAIDPQQRLSQGQCQQRAIALLEQVHLLKPEDPLEEKKRFLGRYPHQLSGGQIQRVMIAMAMAASPALLIADEPTTALDVTVQAAILRLLRELQQQYPLSLIFVTHDLNLIAELADQVVVMYQGQIVESGTLQQVFRHPQHPYTKGLLACRPRLDQRLAILPTVADFLGATSPQLEVISPGQQRERLAHLASQPPLVQVEHLWVKYPVAGGQRSLTAVRDVSFTIRTGETLGLVGESGCGKTTLARTLLRLLEPAQGKILFGDRDISHLSPRQLRPLRQRMQLIFQDPYSSLNPRMTIGELVAEPLRIHRPHHSQRQHQERVAYLLERVGIDPQAQNRYPHEFSGGQRQRICIARALALNPEFVVCDESVSALDVSVQAQVLNLLKELQREFQLTYLFISHDLSVVKFMSDRLMVMYNGEIVEMGEAEAVYQQPQHDYTRTLIAAIPRGLSLEAA; encoded by the coding sequence ATGTCATCACCCCTTTTGCGTGTCGAAGCCCTCACCGTTGACTTTCCTCAGACCGATCAAACCCTACGGGCAGTGGATGGGATTTCCTTTCGCTTGGAGCGTGGCCAGACCCTTGGCATTGTCGGTGAGTCGGGTTCAGGGAAATCAGTGACCTGTTTGGCGCTCTTGCAGTTGCTCTTGCCGCCGGGACAGATCAGCCACGGCCAAGCCTGGTTTCAGCCAGAGCCAGAGGGGACAGCCATTGATTTGCTGCGCTGCACCCCCCGCCAAATGCAGCAGATTCGCGGTCGCCAAATCAGTATGGTCTTCCAAGAACCGATGAGTTCCCTCAATCCGGTCTATTCCATTGGCTTTCAACTGGCAGAGGCCATTGATCCGCAGCAACGACTTTCCCAAGGGCAATGTCAACAGCGGGCGATCGCCCTCCTTGAGCAGGTGCATCTCCTCAAACCGGAAGACCCCCTTGAGGAGAAAAAGCGGTTTCTCGGTCGCTATCCCCATCAACTCTCCGGGGGGCAAATTCAGCGGGTGATGATTGCCATGGCTATGGCCGCTTCGCCAGCGCTCTTAATTGCTGATGAGCCCACCACTGCCCTCGATGTGACTGTACAGGCGGCAATCCTACGGCTATTGCGAGAATTACAGCAGCAGTACCCTCTCTCATTGATTTTTGTGACCCATGATTTGAATCTGATTGCGGAATTGGCGGATCAGGTCGTTGTCATGTACCAAGGGCAAATTGTTGAATCGGGGACCCTTCAGCAGGTGTTTCGCCACCCCCAACATCCCTATACCAAGGGGCTACTGGCCTGTCGTCCCCGCTTGGATCAGCGTCTGGCGATTCTGCCAACGGTGGCGGATTTTCTAGGGGCCACCTCCCCGCAATTAGAAGTGATTTCCCCAGGGCAGCAGCGGGAACGCCTAGCCCATTTGGCCAGCCAACCCCCCTTGGTGCAGGTGGAGCACCTCTGGGTTAAGTATCCGGTTGCGGGGGGGCAGCGCTCGCTAACCGCAGTCAGGGATGTCTCATTTACGATTCGCACAGGGGAGACCTTGGGCCTTGTGGGGGAATCGGGCTGTGGCAAAACCACCTTGGCACGCACCCTCTTGCGCCTCCTAGAACCCGCCCAAGGCAAGATTCTTTTTGGCGATCGCGACATTAGCCATTTATCGCCTCGCCAATTGCGTCCCCTGCGGCAGCGCATGCAACTGATTTTCCAGGATCCCTACAGTTCCTTGAACCCACGCATGACCATTGGCGAGTTGGTGGCCGAACCGCTGCGGATTCACCGCCCTCATCACTCGCAACGGCAACACCAAGAGCGGGTGGCCTATCTCCTTGAGCGGGTGGGCATTGATCCCCAAGCTCAGAATCGCTATCCCCATGAATTTTCGGGGGGTCAGCGGCAGCGGATTTGCATTGCCCGTGCCTTGGCCTTGAATCCCGAGTTTGTCGTCTGTGATGAGTCGGTGTCTGCCTTGGATGTGTCGGTTCAGGCGCAGGTGCTGAATTTACTCAAGGAACTCCAGCGGGAATTTCAACTGACCTACCTCTTTATTTCCCACGACCTGAGTGTCGTTAAATTTATGAGCGATCGCCTGATGGTTATGTACAATGGCGAAATTGTGGAAATGGGTGAGGCGGAAGCCGTTTACCAACAGCCCCAGCACGACTATACCCGCACATTAATTGCCGCGATTCCCCGTGGTCTTTCCCTTGAGGCAGCCTAG